The following proteins are encoded in a genomic region of Enoplosus armatus isolate fEnoArm2 chromosome 11, fEnoArm2.hap1, whole genome shotgun sequence:
- the trim13 gene encoding tripartite motif-containing 13 isoform X1, which translates to MIALHCASQQLDAMEQLEEELTCPICCGLFEDPRVLLCSHSFCKKCLEGLLEGNRGPAFRTPFKCPTCRKETPHNGANSLQINYSLRGIVEKYSKIRVMPKMSVCKQHCGQPLNIFCATDLKLICGFCATTDDHKGHKFCSLEEAYEREKEAFEELLHGVESWQSADIVSCLETLQASKKKALQSVTKDAEKVTDYFDKLISSIECKKNEILSDFETLKLVVMQAYDPEITKLSAAMEEQRLALSIADSFRSVGDPLCFLQQMQEFREKFRLLKETPLPSRKDMDVGPLVRNFDVKKWDSLRLREVDKISVPHESGSYRAGGSRMTVIRWITLFMILFLPTLLLLQSHNLAAYVPSQIEPFLAAVSSHLTHTGVYLRGMTDMYTSLMGAGQECIMNLIDSVVNFIGSRKLF; encoded by the exons ATGATTGCGTTGCACTGTGCGTCTCAGCAGCTG GATGCCATGGAGCAGCTAGAAGAGGAACTTACGTGCCCAATCTGCTGCGGTCTGTTCGAGGACCCGCGGGTTTTGCTGTGCTCACACAGTTTTTGCAAGAAATGCTTGGAGGGACTCTTGGAGGGGAACCGAGGTCCAGCTTTCAGAACACCTTTCAAATGCCCCACATGCCGCAAAGAGACCCCTCACAACGGCGCAAACAGCCTGCAGATCAACTACTCTCTACGCGGAATAGTGGAGAAGTACAGCAAAATCAGGGTTATGCCTAAGATGTCTGTTTGTAAACAACACTGCGGCCAGCCTCTAAACATATTTTGCGCCACGGACTTAAAACTGATTTGTGGGTTTTGCGCAACAACAGATGACCACAAAGGGCATAAATTCTGCTCCTTGGAGGAGGCGTATGAACGAGAGAAGGAGGCGTTTGAAGAGCTGCTTCACGGAGTGGAGAGCTGGCAGAGCGCAGATATCGTGTCCTGCCTGGAGACACTTCAAGCGAGCAAGAAAAAGGCGCTTCAGTCGGTGACCAAGGACGCAGAAAAAGTAACCGACTATTTCGACAAACTCATCAGTTCCATTGAATGCAAAAAGAATGAGATCCTCTCCGATTTCGAAACACTGAAGCTGGTGGTGATGCAAGCATACGACCCGGAGATCACCAAGCTGAGCGCAGcgatggaggagcagaggctGGCGCTCAGCATCGCTGATTCTTTCAGGAGCGTCGGCGACCCCCTGTGCTTCCTGCAGCAGATGCAGGAGTTTCGGGAGAAGTTTAGGTTGCTTAAGGAGACTCCACTGCCCTCTCGCAAAGACATGGACGTCGGTCCACTTGTGCGCAATTTCGATGTCAAAAAGTGGGACTCACTGCGGCTCAGAGAAGTGGACAAGATCTCAGTTCCACACGAGAGTGGCTCCTACCGAGCCGGGGGCTCACGGATGACAGTGATCAGATGGATCACCTTATTTATGATTTTGTTCCTgccaacactgctgctgctgcagtcgcACAACCTCGCAGCCTACGTGCCCTCGCAGATTGAACCATTTCTCGCTGCGGTTTCCTCGCACCTTACCCACACTGGCGTGTACCTGCGGGGAATGACTGACATGTACACGAGTTTAATGGGTGCAGGTCAGGAATGCATCATGAACTTAATTGATTCTGTTGTCAATTTTATTGGCAGTCGTAAGTTGTTTTAA
- the trim13 gene encoding tripartite motif-containing 13 isoform X2 produces MGQRPSLWDAMEQLEEELTCPICCGLFEDPRVLLCSHSFCKKCLEGLLEGNRGPAFRTPFKCPTCRKETPHNGANSLQINYSLRGIVEKYSKIRVMPKMSVCKQHCGQPLNIFCATDLKLICGFCATTDDHKGHKFCSLEEAYEREKEAFEELLHGVESWQSADIVSCLETLQASKKKALQSVTKDAEKVTDYFDKLISSIECKKNEILSDFETLKLVVMQAYDPEITKLSAAMEEQRLALSIADSFRSVGDPLCFLQQMQEFREKFRLLKETPLPSRKDMDVGPLVRNFDVKKWDSLRLREVDKISVPHESGSYRAGGSRMTVIRWITLFMILFLPTLLLLQSHNLAAYVPSQIEPFLAAVSSHLTHTGVYLRGMTDMYTSLMGAGQECIMNLIDSVVNFIGSRKLF; encoded by the exons ATGGGGCAGCGTCCCTCTCTGTGG GATGCCATGGAGCAGCTAGAAGAGGAACTTACGTGCCCAATCTGCTGCGGTCTGTTCGAGGACCCGCGGGTTTTGCTGTGCTCACACAGTTTTTGCAAGAAATGCTTGGAGGGACTCTTGGAGGGGAACCGAGGTCCAGCTTTCAGAACACCTTTCAAATGCCCCACATGCCGCAAAGAGACCCCTCACAACGGCGCAAACAGCCTGCAGATCAACTACTCTCTACGCGGAATAGTGGAGAAGTACAGCAAAATCAGGGTTATGCCTAAGATGTCTGTTTGTAAACAACACTGCGGCCAGCCTCTAAACATATTTTGCGCCACGGACTTAAAACTGATTTGTGGGTTTTGCGCAACAACAGATGACCACAAAGGGCATAAATTCTGCTCCTTGGAGGAGGCGTATGAACGAGAGAAGGAGGCGTTTGAAGAGCTGCTTCACGGAGTGGAGAGCTGGCAGAGCGCAGATATCGTGTCCTGCCTGGAGACACTTCAAGCGAGCAAGAAAAAGGCGCTTCAGTCGGTGACCAAGGACGCAGAAAAAGTAACCGACTATTTCGACAAACTCATCAGTTCCATTGAATGCAAAAAGAATGAGATCCTCTCCGATTTCGAAACACTGAAGCTGGTGGTGATGCAAGCATACGACCCGGAGATCACCAAGCTGAGCGCAGcgatggaggagcagaggctGGCGCTCAGCATCGCTGATTCTTTCAGGAGCGTCGGCGACCCCCTGTGCTTCCTGCAGCAGATGCAGGAGTTTCGGGAGAAGTTTAGGTTGCTTAAGGAGACTCCACTGCCCTCTCGCAAAGACATGGACGTCGGTCCACTTGTGCGCAATTTCGATGTCAAAAAGTGGGACTCACTGCGGCTCAGAGAAGTGGACAAGATCTCAGTTCCACACGAGAGTGGCTCCTACCGAGCCGGGGGCTCACGGATGACAGTGATCAGATGGATCACCTTATTTATGATTTTGTTCCTgccaacactgctgctgctgcagtcgcACAACCTCGCAGCCTACGTGCCCTCGCAGATTGAACCATTTCTCGCTGCGGTTTCCTCGCACCTTACCCACACTGGCGTGTACCTGCGGGGAATGACTGACATGTACACGAGTTTAATGGGTGCAGGTCAGGAATGCATCATGAACTTAATTGATTCTGTTGTCAATTTTATTGGCAGTCGTAAGTTGTTTTAA